From Podospora bellae-mahoneyi strain CBS 112042 chromosome 5, whole genome shotgun sequence:
CTGGCAGGTACACACTCCATTGGTTCATCTCTTTAAAGTAGAACAGCGAGCAATATTCTCTTGTGAATGAAACAGGCTGTTGGCATCGTTGGACTAGGTTCAGGGTCCAGGAGACGCCGTCTGTACGCCAGTGATGAGAACCGTTGACGAACACGCTGCTTTTCGAACGGCTTCAAAGCCGCTGTTTGGAACTGGTGTCCTAGCCTTCGCAGCTCAGCAACCAATCATGAAGAGTCTGACACTGTCCAACGCGGCTTGGAAATCGGTACACCCCATGtcacctcgccctcctcgtACTAAACCCCGATCCCAGGTCCAACATGCCCCCAATCCTGCCCGGTTGGGAGAATTTTGAACTTTTTTGTCCTCCTTTTTGCCCGTTGCGATTTAACTCAACATTGGGCCGGACCATACCACGCCGTCCTCTGCGATCCAGCCTCGGCAGCGGCCGTCCTTATCCCTTGCAGACCACTCCAGTGCTGCCAGCAATTGCCAACTGCCGAATCCGTCACCCGCTTGAACGTCAGGTCGGTGTCTGCTCGATAACGCGACCAATCATCGATCCATCGAACGCTCCTGTCGCCTCAattccaccatcctccaggAATCTCACTCACCCATGAACTCTCTGGCGAACTCACTTTGAGAACAaattcctcaacctcccaaccccccaggGCTCACGACCCTCACCAGTGGCCCTCGGTGGCCCCCAATCCTCAACATGCTCATCTCCATGCCCAGTCCCCGCcagctcatcaccatcctctccgccgccctcgccagtCTCCTCATCCTaagcctcatcatcccctcaAGCCGCGACACCGTCCGCGATCTCGTCCGCGAAAAGCTCCCCGGCGTCGAcaacaaaccctcctccaacaacgaaGAAAAGAGACCCAAATACAAACCCACACCAACAtacactcctcctccagtaAAAGAAaacttccccctcctcgcgaCATCCACCCCGCCCCCGATCCCGAAATGGAACGTTCCTCCCCCCGACCTGCACAAGGAATATGACCTCCCCGTCGCGCCCCCCCTCTTGATCGGATTCACACGCACCTGGCCTCTGCTCCAACAAGCTGTGGTATCTTACATCACTGCCGGCTGGCCCCCAAGCCAGATCTATGTTGTTGAAAACACGGGGGTCCAACAGTCGAATGTCAGGGGTCAACTCTCGCTTCAAAACCCCTTTTACCTCAACCACGCCGCGTTGAAGAAACTGGGCGTCAACGTCGTCACCACTCCGACACTTTTGTCTTTTGCCCAGATGCAGAATTTTTTCTTGAGTTTGACATACACCCACAAATGGCCTTACTACTTTTGGTCGCACATGGACGTCGTAGCCTACGCCTATGAAGACGGGAAGCCCGGTCTGAGCGGGAAATACAACGAGAAGAACTACAAATCCCTGTACGAACTCGCTCTTGTTGCGCTGAAGGAAGCAAGAGAGAAGGATGATAGGTGGGGAATCAGGTTTTTTGCTTATGACCATCTCGCGCTGGTGAACCCAGCTGCGTTTGAGGATGTAGGAGGATGGGATACGCATATCCCTTATTACATGACTGATTGTGATATGCACTCCAAGTTGATTATGAGGAACTGGACGCAGAAGGATGCCAAGGCGGGTATTATCACCGATGTGGCGAGCGCGCTGGCGGATTTGAGTGTTTTGTATAGACTGGAGGGGGGGCCGGAGCCGAGTTTTGTTGATCCAAATCCGCCTCcgccgaagaaggaggaaaaggagaagaaggggaagagtAGGATTAAGAGGGTGGGttatggggaggatggggggccGTTGCCGGCGGATAGAGataagagggaggaggatccGAAttggaggaagtggaggaaTTTGGTTATTACGGCTGATAAGCAGTTTCgtgagtttttttcttttctttttggtcttGTGATGTTGGGATGGAAGACTGACTTGAGGTGAATCAAACAGAACATAAACATGGGGATAGGGAGAGGAATACTTGGCAACTTGGGCAGcagggtgggaagggggagccGTTTTATTATCCGGCCGTTGGGTTGGCAAAGTCGATTGAGCTGATGAcggagacggggagggaggttttcAGGCAGAAGTGGGGACATAGAGGGTGTGATTTGGTTTCGGGGGCTAAGTTGAAGTATGATGATGCTtggatggtggagaaggaTTGGTAAATGGGTAAGGGAAGGGAGTTTTGGTTAGTGAATTTCAATGGTTCTACGAATACGGTGTTTTCTTGTATGATATATAGGTATGAGTAAGGGATGGATGTATATTTCGGTCTTGTAATACACAAATTATGTGAGATGGATGGGACTGATATCGATACCTCCCTGGATGCGTTTCGCTAGGCTGGAGGTTGAAAAAACAATCAACGTGGGAGTTTCCAACATTGGGCAGAAAGACAAGTCCAAGTCAAGGCTGTTGTTCAATGTCTTGTTAAAGTCTAGAGACCCTCCACAGGCTACAAAGGTTACTGCAGTCTGTAGTTACCTACCATCAAGCCATGTCGACCCTTCCGCATTTACAGTGAGTGGTTTCATACAGACCAAAGGGAGTGTTCTTCTAGGGTTAGGTACCCCATATAAAGGTTTCAGTTCAAGCTTCCATAGCTAAGATTGAAGACTTCAAATACTCAGATCAACCGTGTGACTCATTCTATACTTGTGTTACCAAGATGTCTCGGTCTTGTCCGGGTTACACCAGTTTCCCCTGGTCATAATACGTGGCCGCGGCATGGATAGGTACCTAGTCAAAacttgagggagaagaaaaatggCATATGTGGAAGTTGAATACACAGAACTATGGCCATGAACTAGACATAACACAGTCGATACTTGGAGAAACCAAAGAAGGCGAGACGAAGTAATTTGGTTAGCCATCAGCGTTTGCGtatggggttgtggtgtgGCATGGTTGACACCAAAGGACTATCAAGTCGAGCAGTTATATTTCTCAGTAGATGGTGAGGATACACGACGCTTAGCCACTCCTCACTACCTAGATCCCGTCTACTCTCGATATCACTCCATATTTATAATGATGAAGATCATGACCACACAATGACCCCTCGCCACAACTGTCTCTCCACCGTTTATCCATGAACAGCACCGTTCACGATAACCTACCTTTCCTGACAGTCTCTACCCATACCCTCAAACCTCCAAGATCCCAGTGTCCCGATCATCGGACCCCCAATTCCCAAATCCAGGGTCCAAAGCGCGGGAGCATCAAGGGACCAAAAGTGACGTCATTGTTTTGTGCGATCAAGGCGGCGCGCCGGCACCAAAACCTTCTTGTGTATGCACCCCGCAATCTTGGTCAAGCTTGACAAGGCCCCTGGATTTTCCTTCTTTTACATAGAGATTTCAACTTTGACGGGTAGAGTTCGTCATTCTCATGCCATGGGTGATGCGGTGGTTATTGTTGGTTTTTGAGATGCGTCGTAAGCCTGGCAATCGGGAATCGCTAAATATTTTGAGTGTGGCGCATGTCCGGGCTGATGAAGAATCGCGGGGTAGTATTCCGGAGATCCGTGCAGATTGAGGTTGGGATTCTGGAATTGGCTATGAGGTTTTCGATAAAATAGACTCACCGCTGGGGAGGCGATTATTGCATCGCGGTGGGTTGCAGTAGGTGGgaatgatggtggtggttgttagAAGCTTATTTTAGGTGCGTCGATATTAGGCTTGCTGCAGGATATCTAGCTGAagcttttgctgctgcagacGGACGGATGGTCTGTGTGGTTCTGGGCTTGAGGAGAGCTGAATATGAGAGACATGGTCGCGGTGAGGATTGGGGAATCAATGACGAGATTGAATGCATCATCTGATCCCAACTCCATGCTCTCGAGAGCAGTCGCAAGATATTTGCATGTGATGTTCTGGCGTCTTCTGAGATGGTGGGAAAGTTGTTGAGTATGCTGGGATCAAGGTGGGGGGACCAGTGAGGGCAGGACAAACGGAGGGTGGGGTGAACAAAACGGAGAGGGTATTGAACTTGAGAAGCAATCGCTTATTAGCAAGAGTTCGAAGATGGCGATTAATCTGCACAGAATCGAAACTTGATAAACTTTCTTTGGTATCGATATTCTCCGCACTGCCCCAAGATAACATGCCTGACCAGGAGGAAGGCGCAGGGCCTCACTTACATGAGTTCAAGCTCACATAAGGTACGGATGTCCGCTTCAGGAAGGACGGCGGTTTTGCTACACGCGGCATGCAGGTGGCATCGCTGTGCTACTGCATGTCAACTCTAGCCAAGGAATTTCCACTAGATTGTCGCCATAATCGAGTCTGGCGGTCATCAAGCACATAGGCAAGAAAAGAATGGAAGCTGTCAATGTCCCGCAGGCTCAGCCCTATGGCGTTGACAGCAAATAGCCACCACTTGGCCCGAGCTTTGCGCCCCGTCAATGTGGAAGACTCAGCTGTGAAACGGAGCTGGGGGCGGTCAACGCCCAACTGTCGTGGCAGACCAACATGGTGACCCGTGGACGACACAAGGAACAGCTCAGAGAATGGGATTCTAAAAGACAAGAAATCATGTTGTACAGCATGCGTGTCATCGAATCCGGACGAGGTCCCATCTGCCCCCAACTTCGGGTTTGGCAGCCGATACCCCAGGCGGACTTTTGGACACGGCTCAGCGTTGACCCGATCTCTGACGCCGTCATTATCGCCGGGGAACATCGTGGCAATTTTCCGCCATTTCAAATTATAATGGAAGGCGGGCCCGTCATGCCTGGTTCATGTACTGCGTACTGTTGTCTCATCTCaaactattttttttttaaacaGATGAACCTGTGGTAGTGCTAGGAATAGCAACACCTTGCACGACAGTTCAACGTTGGGATTTAGTGTCGCGTCTTGACAGCCTGCTAACTATCGGCGATAACACATCGAAtattcaacaccaccattgcCCATCGTCAGTTTTAGTGATCGCCCCGAGAGATCCTGGATCTTCAACGTCGACAAGGGGCCAAAAAAACCAGATCCGGGATACCAAGCCAGGGGGATTTCCAGCGCTGAGGTGCAGACTTTGCGTCATAGTTTGAGCTGTCAGTGGTAGTGCAGCAACTCCAACTCCTGTTCCCGCCAGCATCCGGGCAgatccatcaccaacaccccaaCGGGTCCCGCTCAGCACTTCCGATCGCTGGCAGCTGCCCGTTAGTTAACAGGGTGCCATCCACCGTCCGGACACCGCTCCAGCCTCGAGGTCCGGATACGTAGTGCGGCAGTGAGACATTGCTTCATTGTCATTACTACTTCGTATTTCCGCGGCATCTGCAAATAAACAGTTATTAGCTTCCACGACTCACTTTGGCGGCTAGAGCGTGGTACGAGCAggaccacctcacctcagcAACACCGTCTCTGCCGCCGTCGATATTTTGGCGGGGCAGCGCCTGCAACCATAGCAGCGGGACTTAGTGTTCCGCAAAACCTGGGTTCGCCCTTGCGCAAAGAGCCGGCAGCATTGAGAGCAACAGATCCGAAAAGAAGCCAAGTCCCACTGCTATAACTTGTTGTATGTCCCCCCGAAAAAAACTTGAAAAGGTCTTCAGCGATTCTCTTTgcagtggcggcggcgataCTCCGGCTCTGTCTGTCCGCCTCACCAAAACGTCATCGCTCAGCTCGTCGCGTTTCCCTGCTCGCTTTGGTCCCGAGATCCGACCGATACGCTTATGCGACAAATCATTGATCATTTGCACGGCAATCTGACTGCTCAAGTGTTTTGCATTTATTTATCTGGCTGCTTTGTCCGCCCGCCCTGCCCACGAGGTCCCAATTGTTCCCCCCATCTGACACTTTTTTAGCGTGTCCTgtccaccaaccccaccatcaaatcTTCAGCACCGAGTTAAAAAACGTTCTCCGATATCGAATTGCGCCGACCGAAGCCCGTGTTCCGTCGAATAAGTcgcagccacagccaccGGACGCATTGAGAGACGCCTACCTATCTTTTCGGCCCTTTCACCTTGTTATCACCGGTCACCACCGATATCCATACATATCATATCGCGACAATTCCCCTGGTGTCCACCACAAGACTCGAACATTCCCAGACGGGCAGCTCAATTCCACAACTCCGTTTTTACCCCGCGCAACAAGGCAGGGATTTTGGCTTTTGGGGAAACGTCGCCCTGCTGTACCCCGCGTTTTGCCCACCCTCTCTGCCTCTCTGGACAGCACTTATACCCCGCGACCTGACGACGCACAAACAACGCGCCTTGTCAGCCAGcctcccccaaactcctTGAGCAATCATCTCAACCTTTTCGCCCTTTTTATTGTGTCTCGGGCAGCCGCCCCTCAGCACCCAGTGAGTTGTTGCTCTCCTGTCGCCCCGCCCTGCAACCGTCCTctgacctcctcttcatcttcaggTCTGCTGGCCAAGCATTTTGATGACTTGTGTCACTGTAAAGTCAGTCAGACGGCAGCCCAACAACCAGGCACTTGTGTAGGATCGCCCTTACCGAGCCTCCCGTTTGCCTTATTAGGCAGGCCACCCcgcctctcccaccacaacaaagACGCCGACCCCTTTCACCAGAGCCTCACAAAGCAGATAAAGCAACAAAGAGAGACCGAATCCCTCCTTTGTGTGCCACGTGGTTTTATATTTTTGTCCTGTCTTTTCTACAGTTCCTCCCCACTTCAACACCACACGCGCAATGTCGTCTCCACAGGGCTCACCAAACGACATGAACGCCCAGTCATACATGCTcgtccccaacctccacgtACCAGACGCAAACACCAGCGAGATGGACCTGAACAGCCACTCATGGATGATGGCCACCGTCAtcgaagatgatgacttGATGTTTGGCGGCAAGCCTCTTAGTGCTTGGTATGAGGAGGACCGCCGCAGATTCAGCTCTGGccaagacgaggaggaagaaccAAGGGGCCGACAGAGGGAGCGCACCGAGAGCTCAACCCACCACTCgcatcagcaccatccccaacaaccacaacaacatcgtCACCACGGAAAGAACACCAAAGACCCAAAGCAACAATAAAAACCTTTCCGCTTATGGATATCGTTCCCTCAGGCAGTCTCACAATGTCTGACGCATTGCATGTCTGTCCCACCTGGCACCAGCAAAGGCAGGC
This genomic window contains:
- a CDS encoding hypothetical protein (EggNog:ENOG503P9QR) codes for the protein MRQIIDHLHACPVHQPHHQIFSTELKNVLRYRIAPTEARVPSNKSQPQPPDALRDAYLSFRPFHLVITGHHRYPYISYRDNSPGVHHKTRTFPDGQLNSTTPFLPRATRQGFWLLGKRRPAVPRVLPTLSASLDSTYTPRPDDAQTTRLVSQPPPNSLSNHLNLFALFIVSRAAAPQHPVSCCSPVAPPCNRPLTSSSSSGLLAKHFDDLCHCKVSQTAAQQPGTCVGSPLPSLPFALLGRPPRLSHHNKDADPFHQSLTKQIKQQRETESLLCVPRGFIFLSCLFYSSSPLQHHTRNVVSTGLTKRHERPVIHARPQPPRTRRKHQRDGPEQPLMDDGHRHRR
- a CDS encoding hypothetical protein (EggNog:ENOG503P0QR) yields the protein MLISMPSPRQLITILSAALASLLILSLIIPSSRDTVRDLVREKLPGVDNKPSSNNEEKRPKYKPTPTYTPPPVKENFPLLATSTPPPIPKWNVPPPDLHKEYDLPVAPPLLIGFTRTWPLLQQAVVSYITAGWPPSQIYVVENTGVQQSNVRGQLSLQNPFYLNHAALKKLGVNVVTTPTLLSFAQMQNFFLSLTYTHKWPYYFWSHMDVVAYAYEDGKPGLSGKYNEKNYKSLYELALVALKEAREKDDRWGIRFFAYDHLALVNPAAFEDVGGWDTHIPYYMTDCDMHSKLIMRNWTQKDAKAGIITDVASALADLSVLYRLEGGPEPSFVDPNPPPPKKEEKEKKGKSRIKRVGYGEDGGPLPADRDKREEDPNWRKWRNLVITADKQFQHKHGDRERNTWQLGQQGGKGEPFYYPAVGLAKSIELMTETGREVFRQKWGHRGCDLVSGAKLKYDDAWMVEKDW